TGCtgagagccccatccaacccggccttgaacacttccagggatggggcacccagagcttctctgggcaacctgtgcctcacaaccctcacagtcaagaatttcttcctaatatccaatctgaacCCACTGtctgtcagtttgaatccattccccaTTGTTCTCTCACCCCATGTCCATGCaaacagtccctctccatccttctcttaggctcccttcaggtactggaaggccacagttaggtcacccctaagccttctcttctccaggctcaacaatcccagttccctcataggagaggtgctccgTCCCTCTAATCATattggtggcctcctctggacttgagGAGAAACACAGTGGAAAACACAACCATTAGAAACCGACCCTCACTCGAGGGTGAGGCGAAGATGTGGAGCCTCAGGCAGGAACAGGCACTGATCCGCTGGAATGCCCCCGTGTGATGGCTGGGATTTGGGTACCATCTAAACTCAGTTTGTGCCTCCCTTTTTCCAGGAAGCAATTGGGAATGCGGAACAGCTGGAGACGTGTTGTGCCAGCTGTTTACCTCCTCTACCCAGAGGAGATGGCTGCTGGAAAGCATGTTTTCTGCCTCAAAAGAGCACTGTAGAATCCCAGAAGACAAGGGGCTAATGTGTATGTCTTAAACACTGATAACTGGATGGGTTTGGAGCCAACTGAATCATCAGTTCTGGGGCAAACATCCTTGTTGTAGTTCCTAGAGATAAGCACAACACGGTACAGCCCGAGTGCAGGAATGAGGCCAGAAGTGGGCATGGACTGTAGGGGGGATCAAGACACCTCAAGATCCCCAAAGCCCTCTGCCTCATTTCCAGAAAGGTCTGAAACAATGGACTGTGCATGGTAAATAATTTGCCTAGAAAGCGAGAAACCTCTTCAGGGCAGAGAAACTTGTCCTTATAAAGCAACTCCCACCAAAGCTGGGCAGTGTCCCCCAGGGCCCTGGACATCCTATCAGCTGGATCGACACTGGAACCAGGACTAGGACtgatttatctttcttttttttcttttcttttttttcccccttttctattctccttttttatttttcttttgcttttatttttctctttttcttttttttttattcctttttccttgtccttttccttttcccatccttttccctttccttttttttttcttttcttctttttcttcaagggttggacttgatgatctcagaggtcccctccaacccggctgattctatgattcttttttcctctctctcattttctttctttttttctctccccccccaactcatctttctttctttccctttcttttctttttctttccttttcttcctttttttctcccccctctttaattcatctttctttctctctctctctttcttttctttttctttccttttcttttcttctcttttttctcccccctctttaattcatctttctttctctctctctctttcttttctttttctttccttttcttttcttctcttttttctcctccctctttaattcatctttctttctctctctctctctgcccccgctccctccccatcaatccacctcctcctcccttccctttcgTCCCATCCCGTtatcccagcagcactgccGTGCGCTTATACCGTAGCTCAGGGACTGACTTACACCGATTTCCGCGCCAAGCGTATAATTTTCTGACTGTTCGCGGACCCTCCGACCGCTGTCACCCTATTTACGAACCTCCggctctcccttcccctctcgGGTGGCTCGTCACATCCCTCCCCTTTCCCGTATCCCGGTCCCGCCCCGTGGCGTCACCGCCGGGCGccggcgccgctcccgccccgctgccgctGCTCCCGAGTGTCCCACGCCCCAGGTAAGAGCGGGGAGAGACCCCCGTGTGTGTGTCCCCGGGAGCCTCCCGGGGTCTTAGGGCTTTCCCGAGGCCTTGGCAAAGAGGGAAGCGCGTTGTCGGGAGTCGGGGCCGCTGGTGGCCGCGCACAAGGGGGGGACACGCGGTGTGCGCTGCTGGTGTTGGCTGCGGGCGTAATGAACGCAGCttatggagtggtttgggttggaagggttgCCTCAAAGGTCATCCCGTTCCAACCCccccgccatgggcagggacaccttcccctatgCCAGGTTGcacagagccccatccaacctggccttgattGTTCAGTGCACGTGGCATTACATGGCTTGACATGTTCTAATGCATGACTTGGTTACATATCCATGAAAAAGAGAATATGGACTATAGGCTTTGCTTACATACCCATGAAAAAGAGAATATGGACTATAGGCTTTGCTTACATACCCATGAAAAAGAGAATATGGACTATAGGCTTTGCTTACATACCCATGAAAAAGAGAATATGGACTATAGGCTTTGCTTACATACCCATGAAAAAGAGAATATGGACTATAGGCTTTGATTACATATCTACGAAAAAGAGAATGTGGAATACTggcttttttatatatatatttttttttttttttaggctgtgCTGTAGGCAGTAAATTGTTTTATTCCTGTTAAAAAGGGGCTTGAGGAGCCTTGAGAACTTGTTAGCTGTTGTAAGAGGAGTGTTTGTTTCAAGGACAAGATACAGTTTGCATGTACAGGCCGTGGCTAAAGTAGTTCAGCAGCACTCTTTTTCCCTTAACAGAAAGGTAGGTGGTACTTAAAACTACTAAGCTCGAGTACTTTGTAACAAAATAGGTCTTGTTCCAGTTCTCTCATGTTGCTGAAAGGGTGAAAATGTTGCCTTCCTTACACTTTGTAACAGCTTTCTAAAGCTTAGAAGGGACTTTGGCTTGCAAATTAAAATTTACATTACGCCAGTTTAAAGGCCTAATTTCTGAGACAAACAAAAATGGAATATCTGGGTTGTAAAATCAAAATTGAAAGGTGTCTGGCACATTtcttggttttaaaaatataaaataacaatGTAAAATACCTGGATATTGCTTATCCCATGGGAGTGTGATCCTTGctaaagaaattagaaaatgcTCAACACAAGCCTCTACTCCAGAATGTAAGAAACTTGAAAGTAATTGATAGAATTTTTAGGCTTCCCGTTAGAAATGCAGTGCAGAAGTCACACAAACCTTTCAGATAAGTGCCTTTTCTCTTTGAAGTGGTTTAAGATTTTCAGGATCACTTTAGAATCGTCTGTGATCTGCTTTTCctataaataattaaacagtGCACTGGAATGGTACTGGCCATCACAGCTTCTGGTACATGTTGCAGCATCAGAGCTGAAAAAGGCAgctgagaaagaagaaatgcaggTCACTGCTTGAGTGGTGAGAGGGAAGCTTGATATTGTTAACTTGAAAGATGGTGCCAAGGGGATGGGATAACAGACTATGAAAGATTTGAGGTCGCAGACTTGATTACCTCTATCTGAGCTCTTTATTTTCACTGTAACCTTTTCTCCATCCTTCATGCAGGCTTGCTGTGAGGCTTTCTGCAGGGCCTCGGGGTATGTGACACGCTTAGTTATGCCATCACACAGTATTTCCCATTTCTCTAGAAGTTGCATCATGTTATCAGCTCTTAAATTCTGTTTAGAGGACAGTTAGAAAAgattttggccttttttttcttgcattagTGAGATAAGTTCTAAGAAGACAACGCTTAGAACACAACATCCCACAGTTACTGTGTTATGTTCAACCAAAAAAATGGGTAAATATGCTTTTAATAGTGTCAGAGTCTTGTTAGCACAGTCAAATAGCAAACAGCCAAAATACATTGAGGTCACTGTTCAAAACTGTACAGAGAGGTGCTGCACAAAATGCAAGTAGAGGAAATTGAATTCTGATAGAAGGAAGTGctttttcatgcattttagAACCGGTGGCTAAAGGAAACAAAGCAAGTGGTCAacagtttaaaagaaataaaaaactccTTGGCTTTAATTCTAGATATTCGTGGTGCTGATACTAGTGGAGAGTGGCAGTAAATTTTAGAAGAGGTTGTAAAGTCTGTGGTTTGGAGCATACAGGAGCTGCAGACTGGAGGCAGGCTCTTTCCTGTTCACTGCAAGTTTGGTAGGACAGAAGTATTCAGTGTTGATTGCTGTCCCCACTGTGTGTAAACTGCTTTGTCCAAGGAGACCATCTTTTGCTGTATGAGAACTTGGTAGCTTCAGTGCAACCAAAAGTGTGTGTTTTAAAGACCAGTTTAGACATACAAATTTAGCATCACTTTAGAGCCCCAGCCTTGAACTGAGCTGTGGCAGCATAGTTCTGAGTGTGAGAGCTTTTGTGAAAACCTCTCAGGAAGGAGTGTTCTGGACATACCTAAAGAAAGATGGTTTTATCATTGTACTTAACTGATGGGGGTACTGGCAGGTTGGAGCTGAACAAGAGCAGGTTATATTGGTTTTGTTCAGAAGAGGAAACGACTTTGCCATCAAAGATGTGGAATTTAGGACAGCTGATTGCAGAgagtaaaaatgttttatgaatTGTGAGGATCAAGCTGAAGGTTTACATCAGGGATGGTCTGTGTGGATATAGATGGGGTTGTGGTGAATGTGGGTTGCTTGAGCCAAGCTGAGATGACTGTTTTCTCATGTGGTATCTGCCACGGGCTGAAGTGTAAGAGAGCCTCATAAATATTATCCCCTCCCTTTAAATTTTAATCTCCTTTTAAGACAGATCAGAATAAATTTGCAAATCCTTTGAAGctcaagagatttttttctcagaggcGTCACCAAGAGCCCGATGGCTGTGAGCTGCTTTGTAGGATGGCTCTGTGCAGGTGTTGGTGCTGGATCCTGGCTTTGAAGGAAGGGTTAAAAATGATTGCTCAGCTGTTACCCATTTGTAGTATAGTGCAAATTGTGCACTGGCTTACTGCCATGGCTTGAGTTGGGATATTTTTAAGGGGATCAAGGTAAGCCTGTTGGTGTGCGCTTGATATTTCATGGTAGGCCCTTTTACTTCTGGCATGGAAATCTTTCTTGCAAACAAGATTGTGAGTTGGTGTTGCAAGAGAGCTCTAACTGTACTAGATgtgctctccagctgccccaagCTGGCTTGAAAGGCATTAATAGCAAAACAGATCTGTAGGCACCATGATGACCAGTGGGCAAGTAATTATTTATTATCAGCAGTAATACTAAGGAGTGTCTGTCACAGATGAGAGCCTTTTGTACTTAGAGTCTTGCAAGCATGGATTTCTCTGCCCAAAAGAGGTTTGTGGCCAAAGAACTTAGTCATGGTCTCCAGTAGCTTTAAAATTAGGATGCTGGTTGTTCTGTTCTACATCCACAGCAGTGAACTACAGTGTTAGagcagaagggacacctttGCTGTGCTTGCACATCCACTGTATTCACTGCAGGCTGTGAGTCAGAACTCACAAGAGGGAGAACAGTGCCAGTTTTCAGGAGCTGACAGATTTGATTTGTCTTATTGATGTTGCtaatgtgtttgttttgaatttGAGAGCGGGTTTTATATGCCCTGAGCAAAaggttttgggttggttttggttttggttttctctgtGTAATTTGTAAATATCCATGGGAAGAAGGAAAGTCTGATCTGATTTTTGTTAGGTGAATAAtcagaaaaaaccaaaagatCTGAGCTCAGAGAGAAGGCCTTCTAGTGCTTAGGGAATATGTAAGAATAAACATGAAGTGTGAAGTGAGTTGCAGTATTTAGAACACCAAATTACTTCTGTCTTTTGTACATGTTacaaaatattccaaatacacAAGTTTTATCCTGAACTTGCAATTTTAATGCCAGTTGAAAGCCATGTGCATGACACTAACACTGAGCATGTTTTAATTGTCTTTAGGGGTTTCCTATTGCCATGTTGACAGATGCATGTAGCTTCCACTACTTTCCCCATTTATCTTCAGCAAAATCTCTCATAGAGGTACCCAGGGCCTAATTAGAGTTTATGTCTTTCAGTATGACAGAGTTTAGCTGTGGGAGTGGGCAGGAAGGGaagtttggttttgctttttaagccAGCTGGCAATTACTTTCTAAGGCTCGTGTTAAAGCAcgagatatattaaaaaatattcataaaagcCACGTGCTTTTATgcagtttctctttttcctttacttacCTTTGTATGCCAGTCATGGGTGTGGTTTCCTTAAAAGAAGCCTGCAGTTCTTTTCGTTCTTCTGGAAGATAAATGTAAAGATGGGCAGTTTTGCTAGTTGTATTGTGCACAACCatctgtattttgtttgtttttatttaaaattccttAATACAGCATTGAACCTGGTTGTATCTTAGATCAATAGCCACATTAATACTGCAGCAAACTGCTTTTGATTGTCACCTGTTTGGTCTTCTTTATATAGACTGCAGAAGATgacatattttctctttttccttttcatatttGTGACTTTTCTGTGGTTCATTAATAATGTccatctcttccctttttgtGGTTCCAGTGTATTACTTGCTTTGGTTTATATGTTTATTCATATGTTGActgcaaagaaaacaaggtGTTAATTGTTTTCTAAGCATAAGTTTACGTAAATGTTTCTGAATAAATGAGAATTTATTTAGAATCTTTCAGAAATATAAGTATATCCAGAAATTTTCTACCTGTGTGGGAACTCattttgtaaaacattttttgaaagaCCTAAATGCAATGCATAAATTTTCTCATGAAAATGCTTTACCTTTGCAATGTAaagtccttttttcccctcaaatatatatttttgggtttttttccccaagaactACATGGCAGTTTTTGAGCTCAGGGTTAAAAGGCAAAGTTGTTTCTGGTAGATTGATGTTATGAAGTCAGACCACATTTTTCATCACTGTTTTTTTGCCCTTAACCAAAGTAGGCCTCTTCTCTCTTATGTTTATGGGTTGTGAACTTTCCTTTGCATTCTCATAGTGAAAGATCTTGTAAAGTATTACTTTTGGGCACAAAACCACAGCTTATGTGTTCTGCATCTTAAGTGTTACTGCTTGATAATGAAAATGCTGTGTTATTTCCTTTAGAATTCCTTATTGTTCACATGCTTACTCAGCAAGATTTTGTTACTTCTTTTATCTGAACATTTCTACtactgttaatttttaaagtggGATCTCTGTGCCAAATAAAATCTGCTTGAAAATCAgtaaattcaaaacagaaaacctgTCCAGTAAACATCAACTTCAGGAACTGACTTAAATATTTGCTTGTTTGAAATACATGGAGAAACATTTGAAAAGGTTTGAGGAAGGTTTTGTTAGTGGTTTAATAACCGAGACGTAACTACTGAGGGCAGTATAGCCTTTAGGTGTGTTTAGAGAATCACTGAGGTGGTCTCAGTTCCTCCCATCCTTGGCTTTGTCATTCTGCAGGTGTGACTGTGCAACCTGTGTATTAATTTTGGCAGAAACAACTTTGTGGAGTTTCCGGTGTACACGTTTTCTAATGTAGTGTAATTTTACTCTTGTTGGTTTAATGttatcagaattattttagGCTGCCTTACTGTTGGCATGCGCCAGCACTGTAACATATCCTGCTTGGAGATTAGCAATGCTGAAACAACAGTGTAATGAAAAGAGAGAGGTCCCTACACAGCAGGAGTAGGAACTTGCTGGTTCCTGTTGAAAtgaacagaaaacacaaattcaacaagttcttcctcctccctgggcagaAGGAATGGACTTATCAATGAAGTCCATTGAAGTCCAATGcatgtttttccctttccttgctAATTGACAGTGTCAAATGAATACTTTGTGATATGAGGACAAACTTAATTTTGTCTGGTTCATAAGACAACAATCAgtgcaaaatgtattttgaagtgTATCTGTTATCTTTCCTTTTATCTTCCTGTTCTTCTGTCTTATTCTTTAGGTCTTGCTTAGTCCAAAAAGAATATCAAATATCCTCTAGTGACTTTATTCTTACAACTGCTGTAAAACAGCTCAAGTTAGTTTTGATAACACATTCCTGCTACAGgcttttgttggttgtttttttattcttgctgGTGCTGGATACACTGATAAAGGGAGTGAGTAAAGTTGGAATTTATCACTATGTTCATGCCTGTCCATCAAATTAAGACCATAGCAGGTCTGCTGCAGTGATGGTAAACTCTGCAGATTATTCTTGGATTGGATTACACCTCTCTCCCTCTATGTGTAAGCGTAGGAAATGTGTATGGACAGACACCTTCTGACCAAACTTAACTGTACTAATAACTGGAAAAATCTAGTTTCTTTTGTAgctttgagggttttttttaatgatgtatCATATGACTAAAAGTTAACAACAAACATTGTTTCTGAACCCTTTTAATCAGCCTAACAAGGGTGATTATAGAGCAGGTGCCCCGGAGAGAATTAAACACAGTGTTATCTTAAATGTCAGAAATAATTGTAGTGGTATTTTGCCTTTCTGTGGGCAGCATCTTGTAGGTCCAGGTCAGCTTTCTTGCTTAGGTGTGCTGCAGCTGACTGAAATATTATTTACATGTGTGGATTACATGCAGGGGTAGGGAGGGGACCTTCCAGTAGTTGTGGTTGGTGTTGTGATTCTGTACTCAGTCTGAAAACCAGCTCTGACCAGGATGAACAGTTATGCAGCTGAGTAGGGTTGTAATTCTTAACTATGCAAGCAACAGCAGTGAAACTGGGCTTGTTAATTGGCTGATCATATTTCTGGAATCACACTGGTGTGGTTGAAACTGGAGTTGCAGACAGGCTTGAGTAGGTCCACGCTGGTTTTTCTCCCAACCTTATTCCTTTTTGACTCCAAGAGgcaatataaataaaaagccTCTCTCACACATACCATGCTCTTaccaggaaaagggaaagataaAATTGTTATCTAAGACAAACTCCAGTGATTTGACAGCTGTTTGCACTGACCACAGGGCTTTTGTGTTCATAGATAAAGTGCAACCTCTCCagttcctgctcctgccctctgtACTCAGCAGCTGGGGAGTGGGATTATCACACTCATCCTAAGGAGGAAAGACTGAAGTGATCCAGGTGCTCCCACTGTTCTTGATGCAGCTCACCAAAGGGGCAGGAAAATTGcatatttcttctcttctttccttaGAACATTCCAAAAGTTGTTGCTCAATCACAGAAGTCGTAGAAAATAACATAGCCCTAAGTAACATTAAATCCCAAAGATAATACGTGATTTATGATTTGAGAGGAATTAAAGAATAAGCCAGCAGGTGGCTTGGCAGTAACCAGTGCCATGGTACTATAACTGCTGGGATCAAAAAAGGGCTACTTTGAGATTTTTCGCATCTTATTTCCCAGTTGCTGTGCACTGATGTGTCTACAAGATATCCAGAGTATCCTGAAATCCCAGAATTAGCTCAGCTCTGTTACGGGTAGAGTTATATTGCAGATTATAATACCCCATAGAGAATTCAGAAAACTGGATACAGGGTTCacaagaagaattttttttgacCGACTGCTAAATTTAGCATTGGGAGATGTAACTGACCCTGACATAACTGGTGCTGAATAACCACTGTAAAGCTGAAGTAATGTCTGTTCCTAAGACAGGCTGAAGCCATATCCCTGTTtggttgttgtgttttttttggtttttttttttctggtgtccTGCCTGTTGCTTGGTGTAGCTCTTTATGTAGTGTGATTTATAGAGCACTTCTTTTAAACAAGCAACTAATTCCTTTCTATCACAGGCCATAAAAGCTACATGCTGTTTTGGGACCATTGCAAGAATAGGTACTACAGTCATGTCATTTGTAGTGCTCCTTCGTGCCATTTTGCAGAGCAGTCAGGAGATATCCCTGAAATTACAGGACCTTTTAACTGTGTCACTGTTGACATAACTTGCTAGAACTCTTCACAAGTAGGCATTTCTTATAATGTTTAATGAATAAATGTTAATGCTTTTGACTCTGTAGGTGCCTAATGAAAAGGattattggttttgtttcctcttttcagatgGAAATGTCAGAGGATGATAATAGTTCAGAAGAATACCCCACTGAAATTCATGATTATCTCGCAGCATTTGAAAAATCTCTTGGTTCTGTAGATGAGATGCTGAAGACAATGATGTCCATTTCCAGGAGTGAGCTTCTGCAAAAGGTAAATAATCTTCCTTTTGAAAACCTTTTCCTTGTTAATACAGGAATACTTGGGAAcctgaactgaaataaaatggtCTGTTGGGTTTTCAGTAACAAATATGACACTTCCTACCCTTGATACGTACTATTTGAAACTCTTACATTTCTAAGATATCCAAATAGTCTCACAAATTAAACACTGAAACACATGCTAGTAAGTGATGATCTTACCAGTGAGTCATTTAGGTAGAGGACATTCTGGCTTATTCCTGACCTTCCTTGAAGTGCATGTAGAGTGCTCTTTGATAATGGAGAGGGCACTCACATTTTTGTCTCAGACTTCCTTGCAACAAACTTTAATGGAACTTTGTGTACCCGGGGGGATATAAAGGTGACCTGACAGCAGTGAGGATTGATCTGATTCTGGAAGTCTAGACTTGCAGAGCCTGAGCTGTCTCCTCTAGGTATGTTATAAGCATAAGTCTCTAAAATGTGGCTTTTTATCAGGGCATAAAGGTACTGCCTGAGAACTTCATACAAACCTCTCTTATCTTTTAACATTTAAAGCCTAACATGTAATTTCTTTCTGTAGGGCAAGAAAAAGCCAGCCCATGAGGGAGCTTCTTTATCCTAAGAGGATTtcttaaacaaataaattatgaagaaaacagTCTTGAGAACACAGATCTTTTGACAGTATCCATGTTAGAACTAGTGAGCTGTACAATGATGTTATCAGAGTTTCTGGAAATCCTGTAGGactgaaataataaattgaCTTTGACagtcaaggggaaaaaaaaaaaccctcattaCCTTTATTCTTCCTTTGCTTTACATCCCTAAATATTCCAGCATGCACTGAACACACAATATAGTGCTAACATTCATTCATTGTATATTCACATTTGAGTTTTTCAGCAAtcttaagacttttttttttttttcccttccattgATAGCAAcagctatttttaattaaattatagTGGAAAACCAGGGACTTATTTCTGACTATGGGAATAGTAGTCCAAGAGCTACATgccaagagatttttttttcttttggttgtGTGGGACTGTGACATTTAAAATCAGACTGGGAAAATTACAGAATACTTGGAGAGGAGAGGATGGTTCTGTGGTGGCATGGAAGTAGGCGTAAACATGGTGTCAGGGAACTTGTGCAAAAATGTGATCcttctgtgtgtattttttgACTAATATATTCACAATTATAAAAATCTGTGCATACCTTACTTAAAAATGTGCAAATGtggtgctcttttttttttttttcattctagtTAGATCCTCTTGAGCAAGCAAAGCTGGATTTGGTTTCGGTGTACACGTTGAATTCCATGTTCTGGGGTAAGTATGTGGTAGGAGGAAAGACTGGTATTTATGATTGCTATCTGAACACTTAGACAGCTGCAAACATTAAATAATCATGTTTTAgccaaataattaaaaacttgTGGTTACCCTGTGGACCCACATTATTGCCATCCGTAAGGTAAATGATGTTGAAACTCCAAATCAAAAATCTATATTTAGAAAAGCTGACTTTGTACATGCATGaagatgtttctgttttttAGTGGCAACCTTTTCTGTCCTTTTAAGGGCAGAAAGTTTAATCATGTTAGTTGTTCAGGGGGTTTTTAGCTGCAACATTTGATGATAACAGTTTGCCAGATACTTAACAACATAGTTAACTTCAATTCTTAGTAATGATTTTATGTGGAAACTGCAGTTTTCCTATGTGACTGCTTGACTGGGCCCTCAGTCATGACAGACTTCAGTTtcaaaaaaatcatgtttttttcttgtagtaTACTTGGCTACTCAAGGAATCAATCCAAAGGAACATCCAGTGAAACAAGAACTGGTAAGTTCTTTACACTGCATGCATCTTGCTCAGGACATTTAGCCCGTATAGAAGTTAAGAAATGTTTATATCTACATTTAATATTGATATGTTGCTATAATAGCATACATATGCTACATGGTGTTATATAACTATTTATGTACCCTGCTGGGCTCTCTAAATTaagaaagtaatatttttagTTCCAAACAGTACTGTTTAAAGTAAAGTTGTAGGGTCtgctgaaatgagaaaaaaacaagatgATGAATGATATCATCTtatcttgtctttttttccacctttgtTTAAGAATTGGGTTCTGAACAGAGCAGCTTTTCACTTGTATCTGTTAAATGGAAAAATGCTACATGTCTGATAATAATTTATAACTTCCAGtatggcatttttttcttataaatacTTGGAATCATGTTaatctctgaggctgcctgTTCTTACTTTTGTATGACTCTAAAAGTAGAGTGTGGTTGATTTACTGGCGGAGACGGGAAAGagcccccctcccccttccaaGTCCTCCATTAATTCATTTTCTCAGCAGTAAAGAATCCAGTTCAGCAACAAAGCTAAAAGCTTTTTTGGCACCAGTTGTATGTGTATTGTCCAGTAACTCTGCATTAGTGACATATTTACAACGTATAATAAATCTTTTAGGTTTGTCTTTATGTTCCATTTAGATGCATGACTACGGTACAGAAGGCCGGCTATCTCGAAAATTCTGCTGACTTAAAATATCAAATCAttttagcctgaagaaaaaatagaaatcaaaACTTCTCGCTACCCATTTTAATTCCTGTGTAAATGGAAATATTAAATCCAGGCCATCGTGAAATACTCACCTTAAATGTAATCCTTACATAACCAGTGGAATGGGAGATAGGGCTGCAAAATGTGGAAAGCCAGCCTGAATAACaagaatatttctatttttaattttgtgaggTTTTCAGTAGTCTAGACTGtatcatcttaaaaaaaaatacatcagttAATATTTCATGAGCTTTCAGTCAGTTTCTTGTTCCTCCTATGTTATATAGTGTCTGaatattttgttaatttaaTGATACTAAAAAATTTTATCTCTTCTGCTGTGGATATTTTATGCTGGTATTTTACTTCACAACTGCCAGTCTTTTTTAACTCCAAAGAATGAGTGAATTATCACAGCCTAGATTCTTATCCagctctcttttccttttgcaagCCTCAAGGTGAATGAATGCACATTCCTTCCTTCCAAGAGCATTGTGATGTTCTTATTCATGTg
This DNA window, taken from Pseudopipra pipra isolate bDixPip1 chromosome 3, bDixPip1.hap1, whole genome shotgun sequence, encodes the following:
- the C1D gene encoding nuclear nucleic acid-binding protein C1D, with translation MEMSEDDNSSEEYPTEIHDYLAAFEKSLGSVDEMLKTMMSISRSELLQKLDPLEQAKLDLVSVYTLNSMFWVYLATQGINPKEHPVKQELERIRTYMNKVKEITDKKKASRLDKGAASRFVKNALWEPNAENEHSSKTPAKGKKRKKD